TGGACAGGGTTTCATGGACTGCCCTGGCCAGCATGAGCTGTTCACCCATTATTTGGGTGTTTTTGGGGATGCCGGAAAGGTCTATGGAAACGGAAAGATTGCGCTTTTCCTTGGTGAGCATGTGTTTGAGCGAGTCGAGACAGGTGGAAATATCGTGATAAATCGCGATCCTCACGAAAGACTCCCGGGATTTTACCGTGGACAGCTCCGTGATAAGCGACGTGGCGGACACCACGCTGTCTATGCCTGAATACACGTTGTCCAGCACCGTCGCTATCCTCTCCAAGGCTTCTTTTTCCGCGAGTTTTTCGGCCAACGAGGCCAGTAGCATCCTGACCAGATCCAGTTTTATAAGCGGTGTCCTCAACTCATGGGAGGTGACGGCGGTGAAATATTCCCGGGCTTTGACGAGCATGGTTTCGCGGGTGACGTCCCGTTTGACCGCCACGAAATTCACCACTTCCCCCTTTTGGTTCTTTATCGGTGAAATTGTGGCTGTCTCCTGGTACAACGAGCCGTCTTTCCTTTTGTTTATGAAATTGCCTTCCCATACATTGCCGGATGTTATGACGTTCCAAAGCTCGTCATATAGCTCCGGCGGTTGCTGGCCGCTTTTCAGCAGGCGAGGGGTTTGCCCCAGCGCCTCCTGCCGGGAATAGCCTGTAATCCGTTCAAACACCGGGTTAACATACTGGATAACGCCGTTGAGGTCCGTAATCATGATCACTTCGGCGGACTGCTCGATGGCGGCGTAAAGCCTGTCCCGCTCGTCCTCTGCTTCCATCAGGTCTGTAATGTCCAGCAGGAAACCGTCTTGCCTGAGGATTTCCCCCTTATCTCCCAGCGTCACCGCGCAATGGTTTGAGACCCAGCGGACAACCCCGTCTTTACGGGTGATCCTGTGGGAGATGGGTTTTCTGGTCTTGTGGGCTTTTATGTCGCGGAAAAAACGGGTTACAAGGTTCCTGTCGTCGGGATGCACCATTTTGAACCACAACTCCGGGTCGTCGTAGTATTCATCGGAGGAATAGCCTGTAATAGACTGGCACTGGGGGCTGTGATAAACCGATACCTGCTTTCCATCCTGGAACTCCACGCTGTACAGGTATTCGGATATGGATTGGACAAGGGTCTTGTATTTGTGTTCGCTGTTGGACAGGGCTTTAACGGCGCTCTGGCTGTCGCCGGCCAAAACCTCCAGCTCTTTTACGCGGTGTCGCAACCGCTCTATTTCCCGCGCCAGTTCGTCCACAGTTTTGCCGCTGTCTTCCATGCCACCACACTTCACGTCTGGCGCGCTTTTCCCACGCTTTCCCGAAGCTTAAGGGAATTGCCCGCAAAATACACACAAACGCAATTATACTTCCATTTTTGACCTGTTTTAATTCAATAATTTATTAGCAGGTTTATGGGCATCTCTTTATTTATCCACAGTGTTTCGGCATATTTCCCCGGGACGGTCTATAATGAAACACTTGTCATTCCATTTTGATTGAGAAATAACCAATGCTTCCCATCATTAAGCTTAAGTCAGGCCGGGAAAACAGCGCCGTTTTCGGCCATCCATGGATATTCTCCGGGGCTGTGGCCGAGAGGCCGCAAGGACTGTCCCACGGCGATTTCATAACTATCCAGGACCACCAGGGGAAGGTTGTGGGCGTAGGCTCATACAGTTCCAAAGGATCCATAATGGCGCGGATTTTTGATTTCTCCGGCGCCGGTATTAACAAAGAGTGGTTCGCGGCTAAAATCCGCCGGGCCGAAAGCCTGCGCCGGTTGATGGGGTATGGCCCGGGAACCAATGTAACCGGCTACCGGGTGGTTTTCGGCGAGGCCGATGGCATCCCCGGGCTTATCGTGGACCGTTACGCGGAAACAGTGGTGTTCACCCTGTCCACCGCCGGGCTGGATAAAAAACGGGCCGAAATCGTAGAGGCGCTGGACGAGGCGCTGGCCCCCTCGGCCATTGTTGAGAGGAGCGACTCAACATCCCGCAAAGACGAAGGGCTGGAAGAAGCCGCGGGCGTTATTAAAGGCTCGGTGGACGCCCCCGTGGAGTTTGTGGAGCACGGCGTTAAATTCCTTTCCGACGCGCTGGAGGGGCAGAAAACCGGGTTTTTTCTGGATCAAAAAGACCTGCGCGCCGCTATCCGGCGTACATCCAGCGGGCGGCGGGTATTAAACCTGTTTTCATACACCGGCGCCGCTTCGGTTTACGCCATGCTAGGCGGGGCGTCTAGCGTCCACAACGTGGACGGGTCTCAACCGGCTC
Above is a genomic segment from Nitrospinota bacterium containing:
- a CDS encoding PAS domain S-box protein, translated to MEDSGKTVDELAREIERLRHRVKELEVLAGDSQSAVKALSNSEHKYKTLVQSISEYLYSVEFQDGKQVSVYHSPQCQSITGYSSDEYYDDPELWFKMVHPDDRNLVTRFFRDIKAHKTRKPISHRITRKDGVVRWVSNHCAVTLGDKGEILRQDGFLLDITDLMEAEDERDRLYAAIEQSAEVIMITDLNGVIQYVNPVFERITGYSRQEALGQTPRLLKSGQQPPELYDELWNVITSGNVWEGNFINKRKDGSLYQETATISPIKNQKGEVVNFVAVKRDVTRETMLVKAREYFTAVTSHELRTPLIKLDLVRMLLASLAEKLAEKEALERIATVLDNVYSGIDSVVSATSLITELSTVKSRESFVRIAIYHDISTCLDSLKHMLTKEKRNLSVSIDLSGIPKNTQIMGEQLMLARAVHETLSNAAKYTPDGKTIHVRGIVEDGRPVLEIADEGIGIPKEMQEQVFEPYFSLENPIYYSSSKHKFKGGGIGLGLTVARMIMQFHDGALKVKSEGENQGSTVRLIFPPLVAKSGPLV
- a CDS encoding class I SAM-dependent rRNA methyltransferase, with the translated sequence MLPIIKLKSGRENSAVFGHPWIFSGAVAERPQGLSHGDFITIQDHQGKVVGVGSYSSKGSIMARIFDFSGAGINKEWFAAKIRRAESLRRLMGYGPGTNVTGYRVVFGEADGIPGLIVDRYAETVVFTLSTAGLDKKRAEIVEALDEALAPSAIVERSDSTSRKDEGLEEAAGVIKGSVDAPVEFVEHGVKFLSDALEGQKTGFFLDQKDLRAAIRRTSSGRRVLNLFSYTGAASVYAMLGGASSVHNVDGSQPALDMALRNARLNGLAEESFTNERSDVFQWLNTRREPEFDMVIVDPPSIIKSAKDTESGKKAYHFLNRAAIRLVKDDGILATSSCSQHLSGDDFAFILRRAAAQAGAKLGTIGSFSQSADHPISVHFPESFYLKSFMFEVRR